The sequence TTCCTAAAATCCATTTATATAGATATTTCAATTTAATTCTTACAAAACTCACATTGCCGCGTTTTTTCTTCATAACAGTCCTGCAATTCTAAATTTATTCTCTCACAAAGCCTCAAAGGCACAAAGGGTCACAACGTCGAATAAAAATCTTTGAGTCTTTGTGTCTTTGTGTGAGTTTTCCAACTAAAAAATTCATATTTAGAATTGCTGATAACACGCTCAGCTTGGGGTTTCTTTATTCCAGATTAAGCGGTTATAATCCGATATGGCCCTGTCGCTGGAAAATTTTCCGGACCGCGCCACATTTAAGATCGCTTTTTTCGTCCAATTATCCGGGGCTTGGTATTCCGCTTCTATTTGATCCTGCATCTGAATATAGGGGAAGAGATCCGGCAAATGGAAATAGGGATCCTTATTATTCATCATCCGATGGTAAATCCATTGAAAGAGACCCTGCTCGTCAGGGCAAAACGTATTATCGCGAAAGGTGTCCAAGACCCTGCGGATTTCCGGAAAGAGACGATAATACTCCACAGGGTAGTAATTTTTCTTTTTAATCATGTCGGCGACCTCTTCGGCTTTCAATCCAAAGATAAAAATATTGTCCGCGCCCACTTCCTCAAGCATTTCGACATTGGCACCATCCAGTGTTCCCACGGTCAAAGCACCGTTAAGCATGAATTTCATATTGCCCGTTCCGGACGCCTCCTGGCCGGCCATGGAAATTTGTTCGCTCAAATCCGCAGCCGGAATGATTTTTTCAGCAAGAGAAACGCTGTAATCCGGTAGAAACACCACCTTCAAGGCATCCTGGATACGCCTGTCCTGATTGATGATCTGCCCGACATTGTGAATCAGCTTGATGATCTGCTTGGCCACCCAGTAGCCGGGCGCAGCTTTGCCGGCAAAGATAAAGGTTTTGGCAACCGTGGGCGTTTTTTCTCCCCTGACTATCTGCAGATATTCATGTATGATATGCATGATTTTCAGGAGCTGGCGTTTGTATTCGTGAATTCGTTTGATATGAATGTCAAACAAACTGTCAGGATTGATGGAAAGCCAGAGGGTATCGGAAATAATTTTCGCCAAGTCTTCTTTGTTCGCCCGTTTGATATCACGGAATTCGTCCATGAAAACCGTCTTGTCGGCATAGGATTCCAACCGTCGAAGTTGACTTAAATCGGTGATCCAGGCGTCTCCGATGGTGTCGGTAACCAGCCCCGCCAGCCGGGGATTGGCTTCCAGAAGCCAGCGTCTCTGGGTGATGCCGTTGGTAACATTGACGAACCGCTCCGGCCAGAGGGCGTAAAAGTCTGAAAAATTGTTTTGCTTTAGAATCTCCGTATGGAGTGCGGAGACGCCGTTAACGGAATGGGATCCCACCAATGCCAGGTGGGCCATTCGGACCAGCTTGCTCTCCCCCTCTTCGATGAGAGACATGCGCCGTAGAAGGTCGCCGTCGCCGGGATAACGGGCGGCAATTTTTTCGAGAAACTGACGGTTGA comes from uncultured Desulfobacter sp. and encodes:
- a CDS encoding glycogen/starch/alpha-glucan phosphorylase; this encodes MKPTVNTISKSDLKASIDYHLRCSLCKETPTKDYRDLFLSTAFSLRDRMAEKILHTEQRYQTSQTKRVYYLSLEFLIGRLMGNNLHNLGMFDVCREFMAEAGIDIEEVREQENDPGLGNGGLGRLAACFLDSMATLDIAGFGYGIHYEYGLFKQEIDNGYQREKPDNWLADLNPWEFKRTDEKCIIPIKGRIEHFQDRDGEYNPMWLDWNFIVGIPFDIPVVGYGGKTVNWLRLYGAGSSADFDIQIFNEGDYFRAVEQKVESETITKMLYPLDTIMSGRELRLVQEYFLVACTLKDIIRRYMKNNENFDRFPEQVAIQMNDTHPSLAVAELMRLLVDEYALPWDHAWEITQQTLAYTNHTVLAEALEKWPADLLESVIPRHLQIIYEINRQFLEKIAARYPGDGDLLRRMSLIEEGESKLVRMAHLALVGSHSVNGVSALHTEILKQNNFSDFYALWPERFVNVTNGITQRRWLLEANPRLAGLVTDTIGDAWITDLSQLRRLESYADKTVFMDEFRDIKRANKEDLAKIISDTLWLSINPDSLFDIHIKRIHEYKRQLLKIMHIIHEYLQIVRGEKTPTVAKTFIFAGKAAPGYWVAKQIIKLIHNVGQIINQDRRIQDALKVVFLPDYSVSLAEKIIPAADLSEQISMAGQEASGTGNMKFMLNGALTVGTLDGANVEMLEEVGADNIFIFGLKAEEVADMIKKKNYYPVEYYRLFPEIRRVLDTFRDNTFCPDEQGLFQWIYHRMMNNKDPYFHLPDLFPYIQMQDQIEAEYQAPDNWTKKAILNVARSGKFSSDRAISDYNRLIWNKETPS